The following are from one region of the Haloactinomyces albus genome:
- the purD gene encoding phosphoribosylamine--glycine ligase yields MRILVIGAGGREHAIVLALSHDPSVTALACAPGNAGTAALSESYGVNASDPDEVAELATTWRADLVVLGPEAPLVTGAADAVRAAGIACFGPSKAAACIEGSKAFAKDVMTTAGVPTAHSETVDNPAKLDAALVRFGPTWVVKDDGLAGGKGVLVTGDFDQARAHALKLLEDGHPVLLESFLDGPEASLFCLVDGNTVVPLVPAQDFKRVGDGDAGPNTGGMGAYAPLPWAPETLAEDVVRTIVQPTAEEMTRRGTPFSGLLYAGLALTSSGPQVIEFNCRFGDPETQAVLSLLHTPLAALLNAVARGELADHPAPEWDSGSAVTVVLAAEGYPGRPRLDEVITGSDKRGVLHSGTRRREDGAVLSAGGRVLSVVANGADLESAREEVYRRVAEVNLPGAHYRTDIALRAARGEVALPVG; encoded by the coding sequence GTGCGAATCCTCGTGATTGGTGCCGGTGGCAGGGAACACGCGATCGTGCTGGCGCTGTCCCACGATCCGTCGGTGACCGCGCTGGCCTGCGCCCCTGGCAACGCGGGCACCGCAGCTCTTTCCGAGTCCTACGGTGTGAACGCATCCGACCCCGACGAGGTGGCCGAACTGGCCACGACATGGCGTGCCGACCTGGTGGTCCTCGGCCCCGAGGCACCGTTGGTCACCGGCGCCGCCGACGCTGTCCGCGCCGCGGGCATCGCCTGCTTCGGTCCCTCGAAAGCCGCGGCGTGCATCGAGGGTTCCAAGGCGTTCGCCAAGGACGTGATGACCACGGCCGGTGTGCCCACCGCGCACAGCGAGACGGTCGACAACCCGGCGAAGTTGGACGCGGCCCTGGTGCGGTTCGGCCCGACCTGGGTGGTCAAGGACGATGGCCTGGCAGGCGGTAAGGGTGTGCTGGTCACCGGCGACTTCGATCAAGCCAGGGCACACGCCCTCAAGCTGCTCGAAGACGGTCACCCGGTACTGCTCGAGAGCTTCCTGGACGGGCCGGAGGCTTCGCTGTTCTGCCTGGTCGACGGCAACACCGTGGTGCCGCTGGTGCCCGCGCAGGACTTCAAGCGCGTCGGGGACGGTGATGCCGGACCGAACACCGGTGGCATGGGCGCCTACGCTCCGCTGCCCTGGGCACCGGAGACGCTGGCCGAGGACGTCGTGCGCACGATCGTGCAACCGACCGCCGAGGAGATGACCCGGCGCGGCACGCCGTTCTCCGGTCTGCTCTATGCGGGACTGGCGCTGACCTCCAGTGGCCCGCAGGTGATCGAGTTCAACTGCCGATTCGGTGATCCGGAAACCCAGGCGGTGCTGTCGCTGCTGCACACACCGCTGGCTGCACTGCTCAATGCGGTCGCCCGCGGGGAACTCGCCGACCACCCGGCCCCGGAATGGGACTCCGGCTCGGCGGTGACCGTGGTTCTGGCCGCCGAGGGGTATCCGGGGCGGCCACGACTCGACGAGGTGATCACGGGCAGCGACAAGCGGGGCGTCCTGCATTCCGGCACCCGGCGACGTGAGGACGGCGCCGTGCTCTCGGCGGGCGGGCGCGTGCTGTCGGTCGTGGCCAACGGTGCGGATCTGGAGTCGGCGCGCGAGGAGGTCTACCGACGGGTCGCGGAGGTGAACCTGCCCGGCGCGCACTACCGCACCGACATCGCGCTGCGTGCCGCTCGCGGCGAGGTCGCCCTGCCCGTGGGCTGA
- a CDS encoding adenylosuccinate synthase, giving the protein MPAIVLIGAQWGDEGKGKATDLLGEQARWVVRYQGGNNAGHTVVLPNGQDFALKLIPSGILSPEVHNVIGNGVVVNPESLIEELDGLESRGVDTSKLSVSADAHLVMPYHVAIDRVTERYLGKKQIGTTGRGIGPCYQDKVARVGVRAQDLLDEKILRQKVEAALEFKNQVLVKVYNRRAMDPDEVVDTVLTQSEKFAGRIAETKNMLNQALAREETVLLEGSQGTLLDVDHGTYPFVTSSNPTSGGACSGSGIGPTRISSVIGILKAYTTRVGAGPFPTELTDAAGENLRQVGGEVGVNTGRNRRTGWFDAVIARYATHVNGITDYFLTKLDVLSGLETIPVCVAYDIDGMRVSDMPMTQTGVHHAVPVYEELPGWQEDISGARTFSDLPPNARAYIERLEELAEARMSAIGVGPGRDQTIVRHTMA; this is encoded by the coding sequence ATGCCGGCGATCGTGCTGATCGGAGCCCAGTGGGGCGACGAGGGCAAGGGTAAGGCGACCGATCTACTCGGCGAACAGGCCCGATGGGTCGTGCGCTACCAGGGCGGCAACAACGCAGGCCACACCGTGGTGCTGCCGAACGGGCAGGACTTCGCGCTGAAGCTGATTCCTTCCGGCATTCTCAGCCCGGAGGTGCACAACGTCATCGGCAACGGGGTGGTGGTCAATCCCGAGTCGCTGATCGAGGAACTCGACGGCCTCGAAAGCCGCGGAGTCGACACCAGCAAACTTTCCGTGTCCGCCGACGCGCACCTCGTCATGCCGTACCACGTGGCGATCGACCGGGTGACCGAGCGTTACCTGGGCAAAAAGCAGATCGGCACCACCGGGCGCGGAATCGGCCCGTGCTATCAGGACAAGGTCGCGCGTGTCGGTGTTCGCGCGCAGGACCTGCTCGACGAGAAGATCCTGCGGCAGAAGGTCGAGGCCGCCCTGGAGTTCAAGAACCAGGTGCTGGTCAAGGTCTACAACCGCCGGGCGATGGATCCCGACGAGGTCGTGGACACGGTGCTGACCCAGAGCGAGAAGTTCGCCGGGCGGATCGCCGAGACCAAGAACATGCTCAATCAGGCACTGGCCCGTGAGGAAACGGTGCTGCTGGAGGGGTCGCAGGGCACGCTGCTCGATGTCGACCACGGCACCTACCCCTTTGTGACCTCCTCGAATCCGACATCGGGCGGGGCGTGCTCCGGCTCGGGAATCGGCCCGACGCGCATCAGTTCGGTGATCGGGATTCTCAAGGCCTACACCACCAGGGTGGGAGCGGGGCCGTTCCCGACCGAGCTGACCGACGCGGCGGGGGAAAACCTGCGCCAGGTAGGCGGTGAGGTCGGCGTCAACACCGGACGGAATCGCCGCACCGGCTGGTTCGACGCGGTGATCGCCCGGTACGCGACCCACGTCAACGGCATCACCGACTACTTCCTGACCAAGCTGGACGTGCTGTCCGGGTTGGAGACCATCCCGGTCTGTGTCGCCTACGACATCGACGGGATGCGCGTGTCGGACATGCCGATGACGCAGACCGGTGTGCACCATGCCGTCCCGGTGTACGAGGAGCTGCCGGGGTGGCAGGAGGACATCAGCGGCGCCCGCACATTCTCCGATCTCCCTCCGAACGCGCGCGCCTACATCGAGCGCCTGGAGGAGCTGGCCGAGGCCCGGATGTCGGCGATCGGTGTCGGCCCCGGCCGGGATCAGACCATCGTCCGCCACACCATGGCATGA
- a CDS encoding FUSC family protein, protein MHRLRQELARRLRRLMRTGIPIVQCAVSAGIAWALARHVIGHPQPFFAPIAGVIALGVSLGQRMRRSLELVVGVSIGVGVGDVLVSVIGTGPWQIALVVSLAMSTAVLLDSGGVIVMQAASSAVLVATLLPPTTAGGFNRMVDAAVGGLVGFVVAMLLPQNPLAVAHRHGRVVLGALADALRGVAGAVSREDVDMASDVLARARQSHRSVEEFRSALQTGLEIARFAPIRRHRRYDLQRYQTAATPADRALRNTRVLARRALAALRDGEPVPEPLPMLLEELAGAVTLLRDELASGQDALQTREAARSVARRSTVEMLGESDFSMQVVVLQVRSIAVDLLQATGLSRSEATADLPPLHSHADEDDENDG, encoded by the coding sequence GTGCACCGATTGCGCCAGGAGCTCGCCCGCCGCTTGCGCCGCCTGATGCGGACCGGTATCCCGATCGTTCAGTGCGCCGTGTCCGCGGGGATCGCCTGGGCGCTGGCCCGGCATGTGATCGGGCATCCGCAGCCGTTCTTCGCTCCGATCGCCGGAGTCATCGCGCTCGGCGTGTCCCTGGGGCAGCGGATGCGCCGCTCGCTGGAACTGGTGGTCGGTGTCAGCATCGGCGTCGGTGTCGGTGATGTGCTGGTCTCGGTCATCGGTACCGGGCCCTGGCAGATCGCGCTGGTCGTGTCGCTGGCGATGAGCACCGCCGTGCTGCTGGACAGCGGCGGTGTGATCGTCATGCAGGCCGCCTCGTCGGCGGTGCTCGTGGCGACGCTGCTGCCACCGACCACGGCGGGCGGGTTCAATCGAATGGTCGACGCGGCGGTCGGTGGTCTGGTCGGTTTCGTCGTCGCGATGCTGCTGCCGCAGAATCCGCTGGCCGTGGCACATCGGCACGGTCGTGTCGTGCTGGGTGCGCTGGCCGACGCGCTGCGGGGCGTGGCAGGTGCGGTCTCCCGCGAGGACGTGGACATGGCCTCGGACGTGCTGGCCCGGGCACGGCAGAGCCACCGCTCGGTGGAGGAGTTCCGATCGGCGCTGCAAACCGGGCTGGAGATTGCCCGGTTCGCCCCGATCCGCAGGCACCGGCGCTATGATCTGCAGCGCTATCAGACCGCGGCGACACCGGCCGACCGAGCGTTGCGCAATACCCGCGTGCTGGCCCGTCGGGCACTGGCGGCGCTGCGCGATGGCGAGCCGGTTCCGGAACCACTGCCGATGCTGCTGGAGGAGCTGGCGGGAGCGGTGACGTTGCTGCGCGACGAACTCGCCAGTGGGCAGGATGCGCTGCAAACCCGAGAAGCAGCACGCTCCGTTGCTCGCAGATCCACTGTGGAGATGCTCGGCGAGTCCGACTTCTCCATGCAGGTGGTGGTGCTGCAGGTACGTTCGATCGCGGTCGATCTGCTGCAGGCGACGGGATTGAGTCGTTCCGAGGCCACTGCCGATCTGCCTCCGTTGCACTCCCACGCCGATGAGGACGACGAGAACGACGGGTGA
- a CDS encoding DUF3151 domain-containing protein, which translates to MTHGNNLLEPPETRLPEDTEAQAELDAGTNATEVAARHPTFSAAWAQLGALALDSGEVVAAYAYARTGYHRGLDALRKSGWKGFGPVPWSHRPNQGVLRAVAVLAKAALAIGENEEYERCRQLLADSDPVAVDANDLT; encoded by the coding sequence ATGACCCACGGGAACAACCTGCTCGAACCCCCCGAAACCCGGCTTCCGGAGGACACCGAGGCACAGGCCGAACTCGACGCGGGCACCAACGCGACCGAGGTCGCCGCCCGTCATCCCACGTTCAGTGCCGCATGGGCTCAGCTCGGTGCACTGGCGCTGGATTCGGGCGAGGTTGTCGCCGCCTATGCCTATGCCCGCACCGGGTATCACCGTGGCCTCGACGCACTCCGCAAGTCCGGTTGGAAGGGCTTCGGGCCGGTGCCGTGGAGTCACCGTCCGAACCAGGGCGTGCTGCGAGCCGTCGCGGTGCTGGCCAAGGCCGCTCTCGCCATCGGCGAGAACGAGGAGTACGAGCGCTGCCGCCAGTTGCTGGCGGACAGCGATCCCGTCGCGGTCGATGCCAACGACCTCACCTGA
- the fbaA gene encoding class II fructose-bisphosphate aldolase, which produces MPIASPEVYTEMLDTAKAGEFAYPAINVTSSETLNAALRGFAEAESDGIIQVSTGGSEFASGTKVKDMVTGAAALAEYAHVVAAKYPVNIALHTDHCPKDKLDGFVRPLIEISRERVNRGENPLFQSHMWDGSAVELHENLQIATELLEATAKAKQILELEVGVVGGEEDGVANDINEKLYTAPGDYEHTVEALGGGEKGRYMLAATFGNVHGVYKPGNVKLRPEILKQGQDVAAEKLGLPAGSKPFDLVFHGGSGSLLEEIHEAVSYGVIKMNIDTDTQYAFTRPIADHMFKNYDGVLKVDEEVGNKKVYDPRSYLKAAEQSMAARVAHGCETLKSAGRMLAG; this is translated from the coding sequence ATGCCCATTGCGAGCCCCGAGGTCTACACGGAGATGCTCGACACGGCCAAGGCAGGCGAGTTCGCCTACCCGGCCATCAACGTGACCTCGTCGGAGACGCTCAACGCGGCGCTGCGTGGCTTCGCCGAGGCCGAGAGTGACGGCATCATCCAGGTCTCGACCGGTGGTTCGGAATTCGCCTCCGGAACCAAGGTCAAGGACATGGTCACCGGTGCGGCCGCGCTGGCCGAGTACGCCCACGTTGTCGCCGCCAAGTACCCGGTCAACATCGCGCTGCACACCGACCACTGCCCCAAGGACAAACTCGACGGCTTCGTCCGTCCGTTGATCGAGATCAGCCGCGAGCGCGTCAACCGCGGCGAGAACCCGCTGTTCCAGTCGCACATGTGGGACGGCTCGGCGGTCGAGCTGCACGAGAACCTGCAGATCGCCACCGAGCTGCTGGAGGCCACCGCCAAGGCCAAGCAGATCCTGGAACTGGAGGTCGGTGTCGTCGGCGGCGAGGAGGACGGCGTGGCCAACGACATCAACGAGAAGCTCTACACCGCACCCGGTGACTACGAGCACACCGTCGAAGCACTCGGCGGCGGCGAGAAGGGCCGGTACATGCTGGCCGCGACGTTCGGGAACGTGCACGGCGTGTACAAGCCGGGCAATGTCAAGCTCCGCCCGGAAATCCTCAAGCAGGGCCAGGACGTCGCGGCCGAGAAGCTCGGCCTACCCGCCGGTTCCAAGCCCTTCGACCTCGTCTTCCACGGTGGTTCCGGCTCGCTGCTGGAGGAGATCCACGAGGCGGTCTCCTACGGTGTCATCAAGATGAACATCGACACCGACACGCAGTACGCCTTCACCCGGCCGATCGCCGATCACATGTTCAAAAACTACGACGGCGTACTCAAGGTCGACGAGGAGGTCGGCAACAAGAAGGTCTACGACCCGCGCAGCTATCTCAAGGCCGCCGAGCAGTCCATGGCGGCCCGTGTCGCCCACGGCTGCGAGACCCTGAAGTCGGCCGGGAGAATGCTCGCAGGCTGA
- a CDS encoding YciI family protein, with translation MARFVVDLVYSDNRERRMEVRPAHREYSKALADRGVLLAAGPYTDDRGAMLIYEVADAVELREVLAADPYAEAEVVAETTVREWNPVTGSWLT, from the coding sequence ATGGCGAGGTTCGTGGTCGATCTGGTCTACAGCGACAACCGGGAGCGGCGGATGGAGGTTCGGCCCGCTCACCGGGAGTATTCGAAGGCGCTGGCCGACCGTGGGGTGCTGTTGGCTGCGGGGCCCTACACCGACGACCGGGGGGCGATGCTGATCTACGAAGTGGCCGATGCCGTCGAGCTGCGCGAAGTGCTCGCCGCGGACCCCTACGCGGAGGCGGAGGTCGTCGCGGAGACCACCGTCCGTGAGTGGAATCCCGTGACCGGAAGTTGGCTCACCTGA
- a CDS encoding SigE family RNA polymerase sigma factor translates to MGGKGTTGVERSVEQTLGHLRALDSSIAETTNQPLTLEDIYRDQRMRMVRLAILLVDEPATAEDVVQEAFTGLYRNWSGLRDAKAAVGYLRTAVVNGSRSVLRRRKTARDYQPPHQPDARSAESLAMLTAEHQAIVAALGKLPPRQREVLVLRYYGDLSEGEIAEATGISKGTVKSTASRALEALQKVMGHS, encoded by the coding sequence GTGGGCGGGAAAGGAACAACCGGAGTCGAGCGCTCGGTCGAACAGACACTCGGGCACCTGCGTGCTCTCGACTCCTCGATCGCCGAAACGACGAACCAGCCGCTGACACTGGAGGACATCTACCGCGACCAGCGCATGCGCATGGTGCGCCTGGCGATCCTGCTGGTGGACGAACCGGCAACCGCCGAGGATGTCGTGCAGGAGGCGTTCACGGGTCTCTATCGCAACTGGTCCGGGTTGCGGGATGCCAAGGCCGCAGTCGGATACCTGCGCACGGCCGTGGTCAACGGCAGCCGTTCGGTGCTGCGACGACGCAAAACCGCCCGCGATTACCAGCCCCCGCATCAACCCGATGCCCGGTCGGCGGAGTCGCTGGCGATGCTCACCGCCGAACACCAGGCCATCGTGGCGGCATTGGGAAAGTTGCCACCTCGACAGCGGGAGGTCCTGGTGCTGCGGTATTACGGTGACCTGTCGGAAGGAGAGATCGCCGAAGCCACCGGTATCTCGAAAGGCACCGTGAAATCCACTGCAAGCCGTGCGCTGGAGGCACTCCAGAAAGTCATGGGCCACAGCTGA
- the nagA gene encoding N-acetylglucosamine-6-phosphate deacetylase, with amino-acid sequence MDSPPTGLPLSATRETATSSDIDTLTLTGGHLVTPEGPVDGWVRISDGIISEFGTGPPPATPLVDVGGHWIVPGFVDIHCHGGGGGSFTSLDVDQARTAVATHRSHGTTTLLASLVTAPPAELAEQISSLSDLVTEGALAGIHLEGPFLSAAHCGAHDPALLRPPDLRVIDRLLAAGRGAVRMMTLAPELENSVPAISLLAEHGVLAAIGHTGASIDQVLAAVEAGATVATHLFNGMPPLHHRAPGPVGALLTDERITVELICDLVHLHPATVELAAKHVGASRTVAVTDSISATAAGDGTYELGTRTVTVSEGEPRSADGALAGSTLTMDTALRNLVTRCGMTITEAVLACSTTPATLLGLSGSVGALRPGLAADLVVLDAELRPRRIMKDGSWIPGVGG; translated from the coding sequence ATGGACTCTCCGCCGACCGGTCTACCGTTGTCCGCCACCCGGGAGACCGCCACCTCGAGTGACATCGACACGCTCACCCTCACGGGAGGACACCTCGTCACGCCCGAAGGTCCCGTCGACGGGTGGGTGCGGATATCGGACGGGATCATCAGCGAGTTCGGCACCGGGCCCCCGCCCGCGACCCCCTTGGTCGACGTCGGTGGCCACTGGATCGTTCCGGGGTTCGTCGACATCCACTGCCACGGCGGCGGAGGCGGCTCGTTCACCAGCCTCGATGTGGACCAGGCACGAACCGCAGTGGCCACGCACCGTTCGCACGGCACCACGACACTGCTGGCCAGCCTCGTCACCGCCCCGCCCGCGGAGCTGGCGGAGCAGATCAGCTCGTTGAGCGACCTGGTCACCGAGGGAGCACTCGCCGGGATCCACCTGGAAGGTCCCTTCCTGTCCGCCGCACACTGCGGTGCTCACGACCCCGCTCTGCTGCGGCCACCGGACCTCCGGGTCATCGACCGGCTCCTGGCCGCCGGTCGGGGAGCGGTCCGGATGATGACGCTGGCTCCCGAGTTGGAAAACTCGGTACCGGCCATCAGCCTGCTCGCCGAGCACGGTGTCCTCGCCGCCATCGGGCACACGGGTGCCTCGATCGATCAGGTGCTCGCCGCGGTCGAGGCAGGAGCGACGGTGGCGACCCACCTGTTCAACGGGATGCCGCCGCTGCATCATCGTGCACCCGGACCCGTCGGGGCGTTGCTGACCGACGAACGCATCACGGTCGAGTTGATCTGCGATCTCGTGCACCTGCACCCGGCCACCGTGGAACTGGCCGCCAAGCACGTGGGAGCAAGCCGCACGGTGGCGGTCACCGACTCGATCAGCGCCACCGCAGCCGGCGACGGAACCTACGAGCTCGGTACCCGCACCGTCACGGTCAGCGAAGGTGAACCGAGGTCGGCCGACGGCGCGCTGGCGGGCAGCACACTGACGATGGATACGGCGCTGCGCAACCTCGTGACCCGATGCGGGATGACGATCACCGAGGCGGTTCTCGCCTGTTCGACGACACCGGCCACTCTGCTCGGGCTGTCCGGGAGCGTCGGCGCACTGCGGCCCGGCCTGGCTGCCGACCTGGTGGTCCTGGACGCGGAGCTGCGGCCGCGGCGCATCATGAAGGACGGCAGCTGGATTCCCGGCGTGGGTGGGTAG
- a CDS encoding DUF368 domain-containing protein: MSKSVRTYAANAVRGGLIGTAETIPGVSGGTIALVTGVYESLINSAGHLVSAVKLAATDVPRGAGFSRSAAELRRAHWGVVLPVLIGLVCAALLAAKLLEPVLHHYPTQSRAMFFGLVLASLWVPISMIEWPWRLFDVIVAVVMAAVAFVLTSLPPTSVSPNPVVVALAAAVAVCALVLPGVSGSFFLLTLGLYEPTISALNDRDLGYIATFGLGAVIGLALFVKVLQWLLEHRRRMTLVVMTGVMAGCLRALWPWQGSDRTLLAPTENVPSSVLFFLLGVAVVAGLLLLERLTGRGHQTGSDSDTVRIPQSR; the protein is encoded by the coding sequence ATGAGCAAATCAGTACGCACGTATGCGGCGAACGCGGTCCGTGGTGGTCTCATCGGTACCGCCGAGACCATCCCCGGCGTGAGTGGCGGCACCATCGCCCTCGTCACCGGGGTTTACGAGTCACTGATCAACTCCGCCGGGCACCTGGTCAGCGCGGTGAAGTTGGCCGCGACCGATGTACCTCGCGGTGCCGGGTTCTCCCGGTCCGCAGCGGAGTTGCGCCGGGCGCACTGGGGCGTGGTCCTGCCGGTGCTGATCGGGCTGGTGTGTGCGGCATTGTTGGCGGCCAAGCTGCTGGAGCCGGTGCTGCATCACTACCCGACGCAGTCACGTGCGATGTTCTTCGGTCTCGTGTTGGCTTCGCTGTGGGTGCCCATCTCGATGATCGAGTGGCCGTGGCGGCTGTTCGACGTGATCGTCGCGGTGGTGATGGCCGCGGTGGCGTTCGTGCTCACCAGCCTGCCACCGACCTCGGTGTCCCCGAACCCGGTGGTGGTGGCGCTCGCGGCCGCGGTGGCGGTCTGTGCCCTGGTGCTGCCCGGGGTTTCCGGTTCCTTCTTCCTGTTGACGCTCGGGTTGTACGAGCCGACGATCTCCGCGCTGAACGACAGGGACCTCGGCTACATCGCGACGTTCGGTCTCGGTGCCGTGATCGGTCTCGCCCTGTTCGTCAAGGTGCTGCAGTGGCTGCTGGAGCACCGCCGCCGGATGACGCTCGTGGTGATGACCGGGGTGATGGCGGGCTGTCTGCGCGCGTTGTGGCCGTGGCAGGGCAGTGACCGCACACTGCTCGCCCCGACCGAGAACGTGCCGAGTTCGGTGCTGTTCTTCCTCCTCGGTGTGGCCGTGGTGGCGGGGTTGCTCCTGCTGGAGCGCCTGACCGGGCGAGGTCACCAAACCGGAAGTGACTCCGACACCGTACGGATCCCCCAGTCCCGGTGA
- a CDS encoding TrmH family RNA methyltransferase, with protein MAEEPGPTEWGTSVGVGPWEGPWPEDERYDPELLEHGDRRNVVDQYRYWRRSAIVADLDTRRHGFHVAIENFQHDHNIGTVVRTANAFAASAVHIVGRRRWNRRGAMVTDRYQHVHHHPDLDGLRAYAVEHGLTVVGVDNTPGSQPIERSALPRDCVLLFGQEGPGLGDDSRRIADLVISIAQFGSTRSINAGVAAGIVMHTWVAQHARLDDAW; from the coding sequence ATGGCCGAGGAGCCCGGCCCCACGGAGTGGGGGACGAGTGTGGGCGTCGGTCCGTGGGAGGGGCCGTGGCCGGAGGACGAGCGCTACGATCCCGAGCTGCTCGAACACGGTGATCGGCGCAACGTCGTCGATCAGTATCGGTACTGGCGGCGCAGCGCGATCGTGGCCGACCTGGATACACGGCGGCACGGTTTTCACGTGGCGATCGAGAACTTCCAGCACGATCACAACATCGGCACGGTGGTGCGTACGGCGAATGCGTTCGCGGCCAGTGCCGTGCACATCGTGGGTCGGCGGCGGTGGAATCGGCGCGGGGCGATGGTGACCGATCGTTACCAGCACGTGCATCACCATCCCGACCTCGACGGTCTCCGCGCCTACGCCGTCGAGCACGGTCTGACGGTCGTCGGGGTCGACAACACACCGGGCTCGCAGCCGATCGAGCGGAGCGCGCTGCCCCGGGACTGCGTGCTGTTGTTCGGTCAGGAGGGTCCGGGGCTGGGCGACGACTCTCGCCGTATCGCGGATCTCGTGATCTCCATCGCCCAGTTCGGATCGACTCGGTCCATCAATGCCGGTGTGGCCGCCGGGATCGTGATGCACACCTGGGTCGCCCAGCATGCCCGGCTCGACGACGCGTGGTGA